In one window of Bemisia tabaci chromosome 4, PGI_BMITA_v3 DNA:
- the LOC109042623 gene encoding uncharacterized protein: protein MIAVKNLITMFKVTILLVSMVSLAVCAPAPAPEPKASPNPDPKADPKPALAVPVVYSPYAAAPVSYSYSSVDQFTSHSVPVHTAAVATPVAAPIAPIAYSHHVPLSYGYGYPYVLI, encoded by the exons ATGATTGCTGTTAAAAATCTCATCACAATGTTTAAAGTTACG ATACTGTTGGTGTCCATGGTAAGCTTAGCAGTTTGCGCACCAGCCCCCGCACCAGAACCTAAAGCCAGCCCGAACCCAGACCCAAAGGCTGACCCGAAACCAGCGTTAGCAGTGCCCGTGGTTTACAGTCCGTATGCAGCAGCCCCTGTGTCATACAGCTACAGCAGCGTGGACCAATTCACAAGCCATTCAGTGCCTGTACATACAGCAGCAGTCGCCACACCAGTTGCTGCCCCTATTGCACCTATCGCTTATTCTCACCACGTGCCTCTCA gttatGGATACGGTTACCCATACGTCCTCATCTGA
- the LOC109042622 gene encoding rhomboid-related protein 4 — MSRSNRRANRGLEWGVALLLSELYRTGYDVIPPVTLATVVGQILLYIGVINVPWTQSEVCLSAAHVLKGKDYRRLLWSTFEHGDDMHLYYNMISFMVKGRTLEGKYGSANFGFLLAFLCALTSCSYVVLALIGAQIMDDPYIMKSCAIGFSGVLFALKVVTTQEDPRGYTNVAGFLVPVKYAAWAELLAINMLVPNSSFLGHLAGIVAGLIYTKTIIGRLVDNIIRNITGERIYHNYC; from the exons ATGAGCCGAAGTAACCGAAGAGCTAACCGAGGACTTGAGTGGGGCGTTGCTCTCTTGTTGTCCGAGCTGTACAGAACTGGCTATGATGTTATTCCTCCTGTCACCCTCGCAACTGTTGTTGGCCAG ATATTGCTGTACATTGGAGTGATAAATGTACCATGGACCCAGTCAGAAGTCTGCCTTAGCGCAGCTCATGTACTTAAGGGCAAAGATTATCGGCGTCTTCTTTGGTCAACCTTTGAACATGGAGATGACATGCACCTATACTACAATATGATATCTTTCATGGTTAAAGGTAGAACACTTGAAGGAAAGTATGGGAGTGCCAACTTTGGATTTCTTCTGGCATTTTTGTGCGCACTTACAAGTTGCTCCTATGTAGTTTTAGCACTCATTGGAGCTCAAATCATGGATGATCCTTATATTATGAAATCTTGCGCAATAGGTTTTTCAG GAGTACTTTTTGCTCTGAAAGTTGTGACAACCCAAGAGGATCCACGTGGGTATACCAATGTTGCTGGATTTTTGGTGCCCGTGAAGTATGCAGCTTGGGCTGAGTTACTTGCAATAAATATGCTTGTTCCtaattcatcatttttaggTCACTTGGCTGGAATTGTTGCTGGTTTAATCTACACAAAGACTATTATCGGACGTCTAGTGGACAATATTATCAGAAACATAACCG gTGAGCGGATCTACCATAACTATTGCTGA
- the LOC109042637 gene encoding uncharacterized protein, producing MCTATTSHFSVNLVPASNSAEEDGPLVVFSFLAPKKRKNFGQDLEREHALYKATLENHLPRSLILGSREEGVAYPVVHLCDDRAILSSSLTAETSLEDQFILRQGVYREIRSIIVENDFESLSAPLTPRNTAHLLLGFKSVENRLSQVMVDTWKDWTGALYIYMNLPEEFGLSRIRFFLREAPNSLSLFTYIVLVECCNVIDSEREMLLLDFVRRMRVEKMAGFISLYKISQS from the exons ATGTGTACAGCAACTACCTCCCACTTCTCTGTAAATCTTGTGCCAG cctCGAATTCTGCCGAGGAGGATGGACCGTTGGTGGTATTTTCCTTCTTAGCACCAAAAAAACGGAAGAACTTTGGTCAAGATTTGGAGAGAGAGCATGCCTTGTACAAAGCCACCTTggaaaatcatcttccaagaTCGCTGATTTTGGGCTCAAGAGAGGAAGGAG TTGCCTATCCTGTGGTTCATTTGTGCGATGACAGAGCTATTCTCTCGTCCTCATTGACAGCTGAGACCAGTCTGGAGGATCAGTTCATTTTACGTCAAG GGGTGTATCGGGAAATTCGTAGTATCATCGTTGAGAACGACTTTGAGTCGCTATCTGCTCCTCTCACCCCACGAAACACAGCTCATCTCCTCCTTGGCTTCAAGAGCGTCGAAAATAGACTAAGTCAG gTTATGGTAGATACATGGAAGGACTGGACGGGTGCATTATATATTTATATGAATTTACCGGAGGAATTTGGTCTGTCTCGAATTCGGTTTTTCCTGCGAGAGGCGCCAAACAGTCTCTCTCTATTCACGTACATTGTGCTCGTTGAGTGTTGTAACGTCATCGATTCTGAGCGAGAG ATGCTGTTACTGGACTTTGTGAGACGAATGAGAGTAGAGAAAATGGCTGGATTCATTTCACTGTATAAGATTTCTCAGAGTTGA
- the LOC109042638 gene encoding uncharacterized protein, translating into MMLVKSLVVIIVLQMFLSTSAVKPSLVQLKRSTTKTCYKKWYEANRYVVLAFLKENPCSQRSTLADITRHWRCQLAVGAFNKLPNDERKLCPETSNPRCLDKENCVVDRPKPGDPDGRIVETLKSCAKAIKGYQKAAPEFKERPLSPIPRRGRSLTRSRSPPPKNL; encoded by the exons ATGATGTTAGTGAAAAGTTTAGTGGTCATCATCGTTCTTCAGATGTTTTTGAGCACCTCTGCGGTTAAACCTTCCCTGGTTCAGTTAAAACGCTCGACCACAAAAACATGC TATAAAAAGTGGTATGAGGCGAATCGCTACGTCGTGCTGGCGTTCCTGAAAGAAAATCCTTGCAGCCAAAGGAGCACCCTGGCGGACATTACAAGGCATTGGAGATGTCAGCTAGCCGTGGGAGCATTCAACAAGTTGCCCAATGATGAGAGGAAGCTTTGTCCAGAAACTTCAAATCCGCGCTGCCTTGACAAGGAGAACTGCGTGGTGGATCGACCAAAGCCCGGGGATCCAGATGGTAGAATCGTGGAGACTCTCAAAAGCTGTGCAAAGGCAATAAAAGGCTACCAAAAGGCAGCTCCGGAGTTCAAGGAGCGCCCTCTGTCACCGATACCCCGAAGAGGTCGAAGCCTAACCCGCTCACGCTCACCACCTCCTAAAAATCTATAG